In the genome of Photobacterium sp. TLY01, one region contains:
- a CDS encoding DUF3772 domain-containing protein yields the protein MQQQIRSGQWHRLIAAVLSGFFVILLQGVLSASAASAEAPELKALHQKEPYASWDRTASEARMLLQDKTAETPKLERIRATLAEQRGEAYQLSQDKSVDVRWLEAQLKSLGPEPKEGESEPEVIASRRAELENELATVSAPIFLADAAYERANLLVGEVDRVIRQNLSEKLLNKSPTPLWPGNWGGALNELKQYVGVLGQQFQAVRQDPQQAREMSASITPFLVFMTFALLTMLLVQPWVINRLDRFSQSLTRKSQILICNLFSTLLRLFFPLLTAFLLIVAIGQLKLPLPSVKATISALAGAAVYIVVSHWLGFLIFRPKAAEQRIIHLDDASARRGMRICQLLGIFLGLIILLTAVKTDHAFSAASSALLTLPVIVFGSWLMWQLAKVLSKAAKQADEADAQSEQANHVSRGVLNALVWLMKASSILSVVFVCVGYDSLARQAIIPMVMSIALIAFAMVIYYGLLNVINRIMAGDKTQDTEASVSEGLLPIVLIVMMFMLFAPMLALTWGARLTDIAEIWRLLSDGIELGDVRISLDVMITFLVVVFVGVLLTRWIQHVMRHSVLPKTKTDPGARTAIVTGLGYVGYTLAIIIAVSAAGLNLSSLAVVAGALSVGIGFGLQTIVSNFVSGIILLIERPIKEGDWIEVSGHSGFVRKIAVRSTRIETFDLQDVVVPNSDLIAGIVKNMTLRSDHGRLIVPVGVAYGSDLNTVKQVLMDAAKKHAMILSYPEPTVVFTEMADSALLFELRCFVRDIKQYMIIKSELLFDIYQTLTEQGVSIPFPQRDVSIKGLERLLKAWEERKADSGD from the coding sequence ATGCAGCAACAAATCAGGTCTGGTCAGTGGCATCGACTTATCGCAGCCGTCTTGAGTGGTTTCTTTGTCATTCTGCTTCAGGGGGTGCTGAGTGCCAGTGCAGCCAGCGCAGAAGCCCCTGAACTGAAAGCGCTGCACCAAAAAGAGCCCTATGCCAGCTGGGATCGGACGGCCTCAGAGGCACGCATGCTGCTGCAGGACAAAACCGCAGAGACCCCCAAACTAGAGCGTATTCGCGCAACCCTGGCTGAACAGCGGGGTGAGGCGTATCAGTTATCACAAGATAAATCGGTGGATGTTCGCTGGCTGGAAGCACAGCTTAAATCACTCGGTCCGGAACCGAAGGAAGGGGAAAGCGAACCCGAGGTCATAGCCAGCCGTCGTGCCGAGCTGGAAAATGAACTGGCCACAGTCAGTGCACCGATATTTCTGGCCGACGCAGCGTATGAACGGGCTAACCTCCTGGTGGGCGAAGTTGACAGGGTGATCCGCCAGAACCTGTCCGAAAAATTGCTCAATAAAAGCCCGACGCCGTTATGGCCGGGGAACTGGGGAGGCGCGCTGAACGAACTGAAACAGTATGTCGGCGTGTTAGGACAGCAGTTCCAAGCCGTCAGGCAAGATCCGCAACAAGCCCGTGAGATGAGTGCATCTATAACCCCGTTTCTGGTGTTCATGACGTTCGCTCTCCTGACTATGCTGCTGGTACAGCCTTGGGTGATCAACCGGCTGGACCGATTCAGCCAGAGCCTGACCAGGAAAAGCCAGATTCTGATCTGCAATCTATTCTCAACCTTACTGCGGCTGTTCTTTCCTTTGCTCACCGCGTTCCTGTTGATCGTGGCAATCGGCCAGCTGAAGCTGCCTTTACCGTCTGTCAAAGCGACGATCAGCGCACTGGCGGGCGCGGCTGTGTATATCGTGGTCAGCCATTGGCTGGGTTTTTTGATATTCCGGCCCAAGGCAGCAGAACAGCGAATTATCCATCTTGATGACGCTTCCGCCCGGCGTGGCATGCGGATCTGTCAGCTGCTCGGGATTTTCCTTGGTCTGATTATCCTTTTGACGGCAGTCAAAACGGATCATGCCTTTTCAGCGGCCAGTTCGGCATTGTTGACCTTACCTGTGATCGTGTTCGGTAGCTGGCTGATGTGGCAACTGGCGAAAGTATTAAGCAAGGCCGCCAAGCAAGCCGACGAGGCCGACGCGCAAAGCGAGCAGGCCAATCATGTCAGTCGTGGCGTGCTGAACGCGCTGGTCTGGCTGATGAAGGCGTCCAGTATTCTCAGTGTCGTTTTTGTCTGTGTCGGCTACGACAGCCTGGCGCGGCAGGCTATTATACCCATGGTGATGTCCATTGCGCTGATTGCCTTTGCTATGGTCATTTACTACGGCCTGCTGAATGTCATCAACCGGATCATGGCAGGTGACAAAACGCAAGACACAGAAGCGAGTGTCAGCGAAGGGCTGCTACCCATCGTGCTGATTGTCATGATGTTTATGCTGTTTGCCCCCATGCTGGCACTCACATGGGGCGCCCGGCTGACCGACATCGCCGAAATCTGGCGCTTGCTGTCTGATGGCATCGAGCTGGGGGATGTCCGTATTTCTCTGGATGTGATGATTACCTTTCTGGTGGTGGTGTTTGTCGGTGTGCTGCTTACCCGGTGGATTCAGCACGTCATGCGTCATTCCGTGCTGCCGAAAACCAAGACCGACCCTGGCGCACGAACCGCGATTGTGACAGGCCTGGGTTATGTGGGTTATACCCTGGCTATCATTATTGCGGTGTCTGCGGCGGGTCTGAATTTATCCAGCCTGGCCGTGGTGGCCGGGGCATTGTCGGTCGGGATTGGCTTTGGCCTGCAGACCATCGTCTCGAATTTTGTCTCTGGGATTATTCTGCTGATTGAGCGGCCGATCAAAGAGGGAGACTGGATTGAAGTGTCCGGGCATTCGGGTTTCGTCCGCAAAATAGCCGTGCGCTCAACACGCATCGAAACCTTTGATCTGCAGGATGTCGTGGTGCCCAATTCGGATCTGATCGCCGGTATTGTGAAAAATATGACCCTGCGATCGGACCACGGCCGATTGATTGTCCCTGTTGGGGTGGCCTATGGCAGCGATCTCAATACCGTCAAACAAGTGCTGATGGACGCGGCAAAAAAACATGCCATGATCCTCAGCTATCCCGAACCGACCGTTGTCTTCACCGAGATGGCCGACAGCGCTTTGCTGTTTGAGCTCCGTTGCTTTGTCCGCGATATCAAGCAATACATGATTATCAAATCCGAACTGTTGTTCGATATCTATCAAACGCTGACCGAGCAGGGCGTCAGCATTCCTTTCCCGCAACGTGATGTCAGCATCAAAGGGCTGGAAAGGTTATTGAAAGCGTGGGAGGAGAGAAAAGCGGATTCGGGTGACTGA
- a CDS encoding 4'-phosphopantetheinyl transferase, with amino-acid sequence MTPQSAFVQSLRSFPLPECSAEVLLAEFDLCHYSPSLFSQLGVNMPATLSRAVPKRQAEFLAGRYLAQQLLKKEGIAPVEITIADNRAPVWPQGLTGSISHHEQLAACVICPQHHEMAGVGLDIELPVTADTATGMPGVVVNDQELVRLDINEQNQIELMTLIFSAKESIFKALYPQVQRYFDFLDVSFVGRDEQWLHFALNTELAGALPCGRQGKVYYSSIGQSVLTFTRSEYFTDNNYHY; translated from the coding sequence ATGACCCCGCAGTCTGCGTTTGTCCAGTCGCTACGCTCATTTCCTTTACCTGAATGCAGTGCTGAGGTGCTCCTGGCTGAGTTTGATCTGTGCCATTATTCGCCCTCCCTGTTCAGCCAGCTTGGCGTCAACATGCCAGCGACACTCAGCCGGGCGGTGCCCAAGCGACAGGCGGAATTTCTGGCCGGCCGTTATCTGGCGCAGCAACTGCTGAAAAAGGAGGGCATCGCACCGGTTGAGATAACAATTGCTGACAACCGTGCGCCTGTCTGGCCACAGGGGCTGACGGGCAGTATCAGCCATCATGAGCAGCTGGCTGCCTGCGTGATTTGTCCTCAGCACCATGAGATGGCCGGTGTGGGATTAGATATCGAATTGCCTGTGACAGCCGATACGGCGACGGGTATGCCGGGCGTAGTCGTCAATGACCAGGAGCTGGTCAGGCTGGACATCAATGAGCAAAATCAAATCGAGTTGATGACCCTGATTTTTTCCGCTAAAGAGAGCATTTTTAAGGCGTTATATCCGCAAGTTCAGCGCTATTTTGATTTTCTGGATGTGTCGTTTGTGGGCAGGGACGAACAATGGCTGCATTTTGCACTGAACACTGAGTTGGCCGGAGCTTTACCCTGCGGCCGGCAAGGCAAGGTTTACTACTCCAGCATAGGACAGTCTGTGCTGACGTTTACCCGTTCTGAGTATTTTACTGATAATAATTATCATTATTGA
- the ettA gene encoding energy-dependent translational throttle protein EttA, translated as MAEYVYTMSRVSKVVPPKRQILKDISLSFFPGAKIGVLGLNGSGKSTLLRIMAGIDTDIEGEARPQPGLNVGYLPQEPVLDESKTVREVVEEAVSDVKNALTRLDAVYAAYAEPDADFDALAKEQGELEALIQAKDGHNLDNTLERAADALRLPEWDAQIKFLSGGERRRVAICRLLLEQPDMLLLDEPTNHLDAESVGWLERFLVDYTGTVVAITHDRYFLDNAAGWILELDRGEGIPWQGNYTSWLEQKDARLKQEASQEKARQKTIEKELEWVRQNPKGRQAKSKARMARFEELNTTDHQKRNETNELFIPPGDRLGDKVIEVNGLTKSFGDRVLIDNLSFSMPKGAIVGIIGANGAGKSTLFKMLSGSEQPDAGTIELGETVKLASVEQFRDSMNDNNTVYQEISEGNDVIRINNFEIQARAYVSRFNFRGSDQQKRIGELSGGERNRVHLAKLLKAGGNVLLLDEPTNDLDVETLRALEEALLEFPGCAMVISHDRWFLDRIATHILDYRDEGQVNFFEGNYSEYTDWLKKTLGAQAAEPHRIKYKRIAK; from the coding sequence ATGGCTGAATACGTCTATACCATGTCGCGAGTGAGCAAAGTTGTGCCACCTAAGCGACAGATTCTGAAAGATATTTCATTAAGTTTCTTCCCTGGCGCCAAAATCGGTGTTCTGGGCCTGAACGGTTCCGGTAAATCCACCCTGCTGCGCATCATGGCGGGTATCGATACCGATATCGAAGGGGAAGCCCGCCCGCAACCGGGTCTGAATGTCGGTTATCTGCCGCAGGAACCGGTACTGGACGAAAGCAAGACAGTACGTGAAGTGGTTGAAGAAGCCGTCTCCGATGTCAAAAACGCCCTGACTCGCCTGGATGCCGTCTATGCGGCTTACGCTGAGCCGGATGCCGATTTCGATGCCCTTGCCAAAGAGCAGGGTGAGCTGGAAGCCCTGATTCAGGCCAAAGATGGCCACAATCTGGACAACACACTGGAGCGTGCTGCAGATGCACTGCGCTTGCCGGAGTGGGACGCTCAGATCAAATTCTTGTCGGGGGGCGAACGCCGCCGCGTGGCGATCTGCCGCCTGCTGCTGGAACAGCCTGACATGCTGCTGCTCGACGAACCGACCAACCACCTGGATGCCGAATCTGTGGGCTGGCTGGAACGTTTCTTAGTTGATTACACTGGGACTGTGGTCGCCATCACGCACGACCGTTACTTCCTGGACAACGCCGCCGGCTGGATTCTGGAACTGGACCGTGGTGAAGGGATTCCATGGCAGGGCAACTATACCTCCTGGCTGGAGCAGAAAGACGCCCGTCTGAAACAGGAAGCCTCTCAGGAGAAAGCGCGTCAGAAAACCATTGAGAAAGAGCTGGAGTGGGTTCGTCAAAACCCGAAAGGTCGTCAGGCCAAATCCAAAGCTCGTATGGCCCGTTTTGAAGAGCTGAACACCACAGATCACCAGAAACGTAACGAAACCAACGAGCTGTTCATCCCGCCGGGTGATCGTCTGGGCGACAAGGTGATCGAAGTCAACGGCCTGACCAAATCCTTTGGTGACCGTGTGCTGATCGACAACCTGTCTTTCAGCATGCCAAAAGGTGCCATCGTCGGCATCATCGGTGCCAACGGTGCCGGTAAGTCAACCCTGTTCAAGATGCTGAGCGGCTCTGAGCAGCCCGATGCAGGCACAATCGAGCTGGGTGAGACCGTCAAACTGGCCTCTGTCGAGCAGTTCCGCGACAGCATGAATGATAACAACACTGTGTATCAGGAAATCTCTGAAGGCAACGATGTGATTCGCATCAACAACTTCGAGATTCAGGCGCGTGCTTACGTGTCCCGCTTTAACTTCCGGGGCAGCGATCAGCAGAAACGCATTGGCGAACTGTCTGGTGGTGAACGAAACCGTGTCCACTTGGCAAAACTGCTCAAAGCCGGCGGCAACGTGCTGCTGCTCGATGAACCGACCAACGACCTGGACGTCGAGACTCTGCGTGCGTTGGAAGAAGCGCTGCTGGAATTCCCGGGCTGCGCCATGGTGATTTCGCACGACCGCTGGTTCCTGGACCGTATCGCAACGCACATTCTCGACTACCGCGATGAAGGCCAGGTGAATTTCTTCGAAGGTAACTACAGCGAGTATACCGACTGGCTGAAGAAAACACTGGGCGCGCAGGCTGCAGAGCCGCACCGGATTAAGTACAAGCGTATTGCCAAATAA
- a CDS encoding PilZ domain-containing protein → MNERRQFIRIVYQAPALVRQAQSHWFADVRDISLHGILLSRPERWQPDDKAPFEVDVTLHDTEIHMTMITELVAHDSDCLRMKIVNIDIDSISHLRRLIELNVGDDELLYRELALLADLAD, encoded by the coding sequence ATGAACGAAAGACGCCAGTTTATCCGTATTGTTTATCAGGCTCCGGCGCTGGTGCGTCAGGCTCAGTCCCACTGGTTTGCTGATGTTCGGGATATCTCGCTGCATGGTATTCTGCTCAGCCGGCCTGAACGCTGGCAGCCGGATGACAAGGCCCCGTTTGAAGTCGATGTCACCCTGCACGATACAGAAATTCACATGACCATGATCACTGAGCTGGTCGCCCATGACAGTGACTGTCTGCGGATGAAAATCGTGAATATTGATATCGACAGTATTTCACACCTGCGCCGCCTGATTGAGCTCAACGTAGGGGACGACGAACTGCTTTATCGCGAACTGGCACTTCTTGCCGATCTTGCAGACTGA
- a CDS encoding ammonium transporter: MTESMTQVTGAVQALTQSADTLFLLLGAIMVFLMHAGFAFLEVGTVRQKNQVNALVKILADFGVSTIAYFFIGYWLAYGATFFADAETLSAGNGFALVKFFFLLTFAAAIPAIVSGGIAERARFNPVLISTFFIVGFVYPLFEGMIWNGNFGLQAWFEGRFGAAFHDFAGSVVVHAVGGWIALVAVMLLGMRKGRIRAGKHTNFAPSNIPFLALGAWILSVGWFGFNVMSAQSINGVSGLVAVNSLMAMVGGILAAVVLGKNDPGFIHNGPLAGLVAVCAGSDLMHPLGALITGIVAAAIFVWLFTYMQNHTKIDDVLGVWPLHGVCGAWGGIAAGIFGLQSLGGLGGVSFFVQLLGTVIGIGIAMVGSLIVYGLVDKLSGLRLSEEDEFNGADLAIHKISATNLE; this comes from the coding sequence ATGACTGAATCTATGACACAGGTGACGGGAGCCGTGCAGGCGCTGACGCAAAGTGCGGACACTTTGTTCCTGTTGCTCGGTGCCATCATGGTATTTCTGATGCATGCCGGTTTTGCGTTTCTGGAAGTGGGCACGGTACGGCAGAAAAACCAGGTGAATGCGCTGGTAAAGATATTGGCCGATTTTGGCGTATCAACGATTGCTTACTTTTTTATCGGCTACTGGCTGGCCTATGGCGCCACCTTTTTTGCTGATGCAGAAACCTTGTCAGCAGGCAATGGGTTTGCCTTAGTCAAATTCTTCTTCCTGCTGACCTTTGCCGCCGCGATCCCGGCGATCGTCTCCGGCGGGATTGCGGAGCGGGCCCGTTTTAACCCTGTACTGATTTCGACCTTCTTTATTGTCGGGTTTGTTTATCCGTTGTTTGAAGGCATGATCTGGAACGGTAATTTTGGCCTGCAGGCGTGGTTTGAAGGCCGGTTTGGCGCCGCTTTCCATGATTTTGCCGGCTCTGTGGTCGTGCATGCGGTCGGCGGCTGGATTGCGCTGGTGGCTGTGATGTTGCTGGGCATGCGCAAAGGGCGGATCCGGGCAGGCAAACACACGAACTTTGCGCCATCGAATATTCCGTTTTTGGCGCTGGGAGCCTGGATATTAAGTGTCGGCTGGTTTGGTTTTAACGTGATGTCGGCGCAGTCGATCAACGGTGTCAGCGGACTGGTTGCCGTCAACTCGCTGATGGCCATGGTGGGCGGGATTCTGGCTGCCGTGGTGCTGGGGAAAAATGACCCGGGCTTTATTCATAACGGCCCGCTGGCCGGTCTGGTGGCTGTGTGCGCCGGCTCGGATCTGATGCATCCGCTGGGTGCGCTGATCACCGGCATCGTGGCGGCTGCTATTTTTGTCTGGCTGTTCACTTACATGCAAAATCACACCAAGATTGATGATGTACTCGGCGTCTGGCCGCTGCATGGCGTATGTGGCGCCTGGGGCGGCATTGCGGCCGGTATCTTTGGCCTGCAATCGCTGGGCGGATTAGGCGGCGTCAGCTTTTTCGTGCAATTGCTGGGCACTGTGATAGGTATCGGGATTGCAATGGTTGGCTCGTTGATCGTCTATGGTCTGGTAGATAAGCTGTCTGGCCTGCGCCTGAGCGAAGAAGACGAGTTCAACGGCGCGGATCTGGCCATCCATAAGATCAGTGCCACCAATCTGGAATAA
- the yjjX gene encoding inosine/xanthosine triphosphatase, giving the protein MHTPIPAPAHQIRIIVASTNPAKIRAVEHAFQQAFPTQIMQIRGVAVESGVRAQPMCAEETLTGARNRIVHARQLQPGADYYVSLEAGLDGCATFAWMVIESSTQRGESRSASLPLPPKALARLHAGEELGDVMDDMFQQQNVKQQGGAIAMLTEHKLSRSSVYQQALILALIPFMNPGLYDQTGTEFVQK; this is encoded by the coding sequence ATGCACACCCCCATTCCAGCACCAGCGCACCAGATTCGCATTATTGTCGCCTCGACAAATCCGGCCAAAATCCGGGCGGTCGAACACGCCTTCCAGCAAGCCTTCCCGACACAGATCATGCAAATCCGTGGTGTCGCCGTGGAGAGCGGCGTCAGAGCACAGCCGATGTGTGCCGAAGAAACCCTGACCGGCGCCCGTAACCGGATCGTCCATGCCCGACAACTGCAGCCTGGCGCGGACTACTATGTCAGTCTGGAAGCCGGGCTTGACGGCTGCGCGACGTTTGCCTGGATGGTGATCGAGAGCAGTACCCAGCGCGGAGAATCCCGTTCAGCTTCTCTGCCTTTGCCGCCCAAAGCGCTGGCCCGGCTGCATGCCGGAGAAGAACTGGGGGATGTGATGGACGATATGTTTCAGCAGCAGAATGTGAAGCAACAAGGGGGCGCCATCGCCATGCTCACTGAGCACAAGCTCAGCCGCAGCAGTGTTTATCAGCAGGCGCTGATCCTGGCTCTGATCCCTTTCATGAACCCGGGACTGTACGATCAGACAGGCACTGAGTTCGTACAAAAGTAA
- the trpR gene encoding trp operon repressor encodes MSTKADTPDFSDWQQIVSLFRQASAEGKDELLLRLLLTPDERESLIARVNIFHELLNGERSQRKISELLGVGVATITRGSNELKHHDAETRDWLAEFLLKQQPKG; translated from the coding sequence ATGTCAACCAAAGCCGATACGCCGGACTTTTCTGACTGGCAACAAATCGTCTCTCTGTTTCGTCAGGCCTCTGCCGAAGGCAAAGATGAGTTACTCCTTCGCCTGCTGTTAACCCCGGATGAGCGTGAGTCGCTGATCGCCCGGGTAAATATCTTCCACGAGCTGCTCAATGGTGAGCGGAGCCAGCGTAAAATCAGTGAGTTGCTGGGCGTTGGTGTGGCGACCATCACACGGGGCTCGAACGAGCTCAAGCACCATGATGCGGAGACGCGCGACTGGTTAGCTGAATTCCTGCTCAAACAGCAGCCGAAAGGCTGA
- the sltY gene encoding murein transglycosylase has translation MQSEAVMHRCSRWILGLGVWVLLGGSVAQAASLEEQREWYEAAKDALERKDESAYQRYRARLNDYPLTPYLDYRQFQDDLEKRSPAEVSAFIKKHQDLPFTIKLGYAYQDVLAEANRWQDLVTFQTEPPFRESYQCQYYLALSKVGRKNEAWQGAQSLWLTGQSLDDDCDPMLDAWAKAGKRTNQLILDRMLLVFEAGNQGLLKYLDKQLTGNARKEGDTLLALFAKPQGVADFAKKSKVTDYNRQLTVAAYKRLVRVNTEEALRQLERVADGQKLDKAQKQSLADYTASRLMDAEDADLIRWRDAILRKSSDDDLIGRRIRLALREGNWTEAQAWIPQLSAEEQNTLRWKFWQAHLLAKTDPVVAKPKYQQLLGERNFYSAAAATVLGEVIDFPVESLNEKEQDVTPYLPALKRIEEMIAQDKVFDANLEWWYLMKDLEPKAIWPLAGYADKKNWHHLTVQATIYGRMWEHLSLRFPLAFAETFKSFGQQRELSVTTMMALARQESALNPQAMSPVGARGLMQLMPATAKETAGKLNYKYAGSSSLFEPEVNIRLGSGYLKMMLERYDNNRIFAFSAYNAGPGRVTSWRKISDGKLDVFAFMETIPFGETRGYVQNVLMFEVYYDKLTNQPVQLLTTEELNAKY, from the coding sequence ATGCAGTCTGAAGCCGTGATGCACCGTTGTAGTCGTTGGATTCTGGGCCTGGGAGTCTGGGTGCTGTTGGGAGGAAGCGTGGCACAGGCCGCCTCGCTGGAAGAGCAGAGAGAATGGTATGAAGCCGCGAAAGATGCGCTGGAACGCAAGGATGAGTCGGCTTATCAGCGCTATCGTGCAAGGCTCAATGACTATCCGCTGACCCCATATCTCGATTATCGCCAGTTTCAGGATGATCTGGAAAAGCGCTCCCCAGCCGAAGTGAGCGCATTCATCAAAAAGCATCAGGATCTGCCTTTTACCATCAAGCTGGGGTATGCCTATCAGGATGTGCTGGCAGAGGCGAATCGCTGGCAGGATCTGGTGACCTTTCAGACGGAGCCGCCGTTCAGAGAAAGTTATCAGTGCCAGTATTATCTGGCGCTGAGCAAAGTGGGCCGCAAGAATGAAGCCTGGCAGGGCGCGCAGTCACTCTGGCTGACCGGCCAGTCGCTTGACGACGATTGTGATCCCATGCTGGATGCCTGGGCAAAAGCAGGAAAGCGTACCAATCAGCTGATTCTGGATCGGATGCTGCTGGTGTTTGAAGCCGGCAATCAGGGGCTGCTGAAATATCTCGATAAACAGCTGACAGGGAACGCCAGAAAAGAAGGCGATACGTTGCTCGCGCTGTTTGCCAAACCTCAGGGTGTGGCAGACTTTGCAAAAAAAAGCAAAGTCACGGACTATAACCGGCAATTGACGGTGGCGGCCTACAAGCGTCTGGTACGGGTGAATACCGAAGAAGCCTTGCGCCAGTTAGAGCGGGTTGCGGACGGGCAAAAGCTGGATAAAGCACAGAAGCAGTCACTGGCGGATTATACGGCGTCACGACTGATGGATGCTGAGGACGCGGATCTGATCCGCTGGCGCGATGCCATCCTGCGTAAAAGCAGTGATGATGATTTAATTGGACGACGCATCCGGCTGGCCCTTCGTGAAGGTAATTGGACCGAAGCGCAGGCATGGATCCCGCAACTCTCGGCGGAAGAGCAGAACACGCTGCGCTGGAAGTTCTGGCAGGCGCATTTGCTGGCCAAAACCGATCCTGTGGTTGCCAAGCCGAAATATCAGCAATTGCTGGGTGAGCGGAACTTTTACAGTGCCGCGGCCGCTACGGTTCTCGGTGAAGTGATCGATTTTCCGGTGGAATCCCTGAATGAAAAAGAGCAGGACGTGACCCCTTATCTGCCGGCGTTAAAGCGGATTGAGGAAATGATCGCCCAGGATAAGGTGTTTGATGCCAACCTGGAGTGGTGGTATCTGATGAAAGATCTCGAGCCGAAAGCTATCTGGCCGCTGGCTGGTTACGCAGATAAGAAAAACTGGCACCATCTGACGGTGCAGGCCACGATTTATGGCCGGATGTGGGAGCACCTGTCGTTACGTTTCCCGCTGGCCTTTGCTGAGACCTTCAAGTCATTCGGTCAGCAGCGTGAGCTTTCTGTGACGACTATGATGGCGCTGGCGCGTCAGGAAAGTGCACTGAATCCACAGGCGATGTCGCCGGTCGGTGCCCGCGGTCTGATGCAACTGATGCCCGCCACAGCCAAAGAAACCGCAGGTAAGCTGAACTATAAATACGCGGGCAGCAGCAGTCTTTTTGAGCCAGAGGTCAATATCAGGCTGGGCAGCGGCTATCTGAAAATGATGCTGGAGCGTTACGACAACAACCGTATTTTTGCTTTCTCGGCCTACAATGCCGGTCCGGGCAGAGTTACCAGCTGGCGTAAAATCAGCGACGGCAAGCTGGATGTCTTTGCTTTCATGGAAACCATTCCTTTCGGTGAGACGCGCGGTTATGTCCAGAATGTGCTGATGTTTGAGGTCTACTACGACAAGCTGACCAATCAGCCGGTCCAATTGCTGACCACAGAGGAACTGAACGCCAAGTATTGA
- a CDS encoding Lrp/AsnC family transcriptional regulator has protein sequence MNLDKVDMKIIELLRDNSRESIQKIAEQVNLSRSAVDKRIQTLIQENIITGFTISTCFDQRLSPSDDIHSYLLVKSGSLDCKQIFKHLKSAGYDFHFESIYGEFDCLIRVNSTRLPLLYEIKKCIVEMGGIESIHILPVLDIKHE, from the coding sequence ATGAATTTAGATAAAGTGGACATGAAAATCATTGAGTTATTGAGAGATAACTCAAGAGAAAGCATCCAGAAAATTGCAGAACAGGTCAACCTCTCACGCAGTGCCGTAGACAAAAGAATACAAACCCTGATCCAGGAGAACATCATCACCGGCTTCACTATCAGTACTTGCTTTGATCAGCGCTTATCCCCTTCTGATGATATTCATTCTTACCTGTTGGTCAAATCCGGAAGCCTAGACTGTAAACAGATTTTCAAACACCTCAAAAGTGCTGGCTATGATTTTCACTTTGAATCTATCTATGGCGAATTTGACTGCCTGATCCGAGTCAACAGCACCCGACTGCCATTACTGTATGAAATCAAAAAATGCATCGTCGAAATGGGTGGCATTGAGTCCATCCATATTCTTCCCGTCTTAGACATTAAACACGAGTAA
- a CDS encoding helix-turn-helix domain-containing protein, whose product MEYLERIKRLAKIQGISQKQLGETLGLQQGTMSRKLSGKYGIEVRELERIAETLNTSISYLLTGQIDSGTQATTAISHETGHNTTSTYIPVIHRKDYLSYRDGGKVDVLSKRAIPHHLDRDDCLGLLVDNENIAQCAPLGSYALATRKAPYRPKQPVFASVRGSEPDFYHMTQLADGVVFSTSQPDFPNLFVNHDEFKIHGYIIQSDWSFDRL is encoded by the coding sequence ATGGAATATTTAGAGCGGATTAAGCGCCTGGCCAAAATTCAGGGGATTAGCCAGAAACAACTGGGTGAAACGCTGGGCTTACAACAAGGCACTATGAGCCGTAAACTGTCAGGCAAATACGGCATTGAAGTGCGTGAGCTGGAAAGAATTGCTGAAACCCTGAACACGTCAATCAGCTATTTACTGACCGGACAGATTGATTCCGGCACACAGGCCACAACGGCCATCAGTCACGAAACAGGGCACAACACCACCTCAACCTATATCCCTGTGATCCATCGCAAAGACTACTTGTCCTATCGCGATGGCGGTAAAGTCGATGTCCTGAGCAAGCGGGCGATCCCGCATCACTTAGATCGTGACGATTGCCTGGGTCTGCTGGTCGATAACGAAAACATCGCTCAGTGTGCGCCGCTGGGCAGCTATGCGCTGGCCACCCGCAAAGCGCCTTATCGCCCGAAGCAGCCGGTGTTTGCGTCGGTACGTGGCAGCGAGCCTGATTTCTATCACATGACACAGCTGGCCGATGGCGTGGTGTTTTCTACTTCCCAGCCGGATTTTCCGAATCTGTTTGTCAACCACGACGAGTTCAAGATCCACGGTTACATTATCCAGTCTGACTGGTCATTCGACCGTCTCTGA